Proteins co-encoded in one Pseudomonas fluorescens genomic window:
- a CDS encoding KinB sensor domain-containing domain, with product MKLAMKLRTRLFLSISALITVALLGLMLGLVSVMQMAGTQEALIRNNFVTLDLGLKLRQTLGDQLIMMLAEKPDPVAFEASKQRYFELLDEGIAQEQKDDGRQYGFSQAKADYLNFLQAFDVSRDPAAALSGSGDLRERFNTLRNGLIAEHKHALDNINSVQHAARDRALLIAGLLGLVGLAVLIIGFITAQGIARRFGAPIEALAKAADNIGQGNFEVTLPVSSAMEINLLTRRFGLMAEALREHQATNVDELLAGQQRLQAVLDSIDDGLLMIDRQGHLEHLNPVAQRQLGWDSDRFGQGLGSALQRPELDAQLQLVLRGGTLERAPEDLSVEVDGESRLLTYSLTPVSHTQGHILGAVMVLHDVTEQRAFERVRSEFVLRASHELRTPVTGMHMAFGLFRERAKFPAESRESDLLDTVNEEMQRLMQLINDLLNFSRYQSGLQKLTLAPCSIEDLLAQAQLRFADAAAQKGVALNVEVQSPLPRLQADQAQLDRVLDNLIDNALRHTARDGQIRLQARRHGERVIISVEDNGEGIAYGQQGRIFEPFVQVGRKKGGAGLGLALCKEIVQLHGGRMGVYSRPGQGTQFYMALAV from the coding sequence ATGAAACTGGCGATGAAGTTGCGGACCCGCTTGTTCCTGAGCATTTCCGCGCTGATCACCGTGGCCTTGCTCGGGCTGATGCTCGGGCTGGTCAGCGTGATGCAAATGGCCGGTACTCAGGAGGCATTGATCCGCAACAATTTCGTCACCCTCGATCTTGGGCTCAAGCTGCGTCAGACCTTGGGCGATCAATTGATCATGATGCTGGCCGAGAAGCCCGATCCGGTGGCCTTCGAAGCGTCCAAGCAGCGTTACTTCGAACTGCTCGACGAGGGCATCGCCCAGGAACAGAAAGACGATGGACGCCAGTACGGGTTCAGTCAGGCCAAGGCGGATTATCTGAATTTCCTCCAGGCGTTCGATGTTTCCCGCGACCCCGCTGCAGCCCTGAGTGGCAGTGGCGATCTGCGCGAGCGCTTCAACACCCTGCGCAACGGGTTGATCGCCGAGCACAAGCACGCGCTGGATAACATCAACTCCGTACAACACGCCGCCCGCGACCGGGCCTTGCTGATTGCCGGCCTGCTCGGGCTGGTGGGGCTGGCGGTGTTGATCATCGGTTTCATCACCGCCCAGGGGATTGCCCGCCGGTTTGGGGCTCCGATCGAAGCCCTGGCGAAAGCGGCAGACAACATCGGCCAAGGCAATTTCGAAGTAACCCTGCCGGTGTCCTCGGCCATGGAAATCAATCTGCTGACCCGGCGCTTCGGGTTGATGGCCGAAGCCCTTCGCGAGCATCAGGCGACCAATGTCGACGAACTGCTGGCCGGCCAGCAGCGCTTGCAGGCGGTGCTCGACAGCATCGACGACGGTCTGCTGATGATCGACCGTCAGGGGCACCTTGAGCACTTGAACCCGGTGGCACAGCGACAACTGGGCTGGGACAGTGACCGTTTCGGCCAGGGACTGGGCAGCGCCTTGCAGCGTCCGGAACTGGATGCGCAACTGCAACTGGTATTGCGCGGCGGCACCCTTGAGCGCGCACCGGAAGACTTGAGCGTCGAGGTCGATGGCGAATCCCGGCTGCTGACTTACAGCCTGACCCCGGTCAGCCATACCCAGGGCCATATTCTCGGCGCGGTGATGGTGCTGCACGACGTCACCGAACAGCGCGCGTTCGAGCGGGTGCGCAGCGAATTCGTGCTGCGTGCTTCCCACGAACTGCGTACGCCGGTGACCGGCATGCACATGGCGTTCGGGCTGTTTCGTGAACGGGCAAAGTTCCCGGCGGAGTCCCGTGAGTCCGATCTGCTCGATACCGTCAACGAAGAGATGCAGCGCTTGATGCAGTTGATCAATGATCTGCTGAATTTTTCGCGCTACCAGAGCGGCCTGCAGAAACTCACGCTGGCGCCGTGTTCCATCGAGGATTTGCTGGCCCAGGCGCAATTGCGTTTTGCCGATGCGGCGGCGCAGAAGGGGGTGGCGTTGAATGTCGAGGTGCAGAGCCCTTTGCCACGTTTGCAGGCCGATCAGGCCCAGTTGGATCGAGTTCTGGACAACCTGATCGACAACGCCTTGCGCCACACCGCCCGCGACGGGCAGATCCGCTTGCAGGCGCGCCGCCACGGCGAGCGGGTGATCATCAGTGTCGAGGACAATGGTGAAGGTATTGCCTACGGCCAGCAGGGCCGGATTTTCGAACCTTTCGTACAGGTCGGGCGCAAGAAGGGTGGCGCCGGGCTCGGATTGGCATTGTGCAAGGAAATTGTCCAGCTGCATGGCGGGCGGATGGGCGTCTATTCGCGGCCGGGGCAGGGCACGCAGTTCTACATGGCGCTGGCAGTTTAG
- the gltP gene encoding glutamate/aspartate:proton symporter GltP, whose protein sequence is MKKAKLSLAWQILIGLVLGIAIGALLNHFSAEKAWWISNVLQPAGDIFIRLIKMIVIPIVISSLIVGIAGVGDAKKLGRIGLKTIIYFEIVTTIAIVVGLLLANLFHPGAGIDMSTLGTVDISKYQATAAEVQHEHAFIETILNLIPSNIFAAMARGEMLPIIFFSVLFGLGLSSLQSDLREPLVKMFQGVSESMFKVTHMIMNYAPIGVFALIAVTVANFGFASLLPLAKLVILVYVAIAFFAFVILGLIAKMFGFSVIKLMRIFKDELVLAYSTASSETVLPRVIEKMEAYGAPKAICSFVVPTGYSFNLDGSTLYQSIAAIFIAQLYGIDLSISQQLLLVLTLMVTSKGIAGVPGVSFVVLLATLGSVGIPLEGLAFIAGVDRVMDMARTALNVIGNALAVLVIARWEGMYDDAKGQRYWNSLPHWRSKEKLPAGEISKN, encoded by the coding sequence ATGAAGAAGGCAAAGCTTAGCCTCGCCTGGCAGATCCTCATCGGTCTGGTATTGGGGATTGCAATCGGTGCGTTGCTCAACCATTTCAGTGCCGAGAAGGCCTGGTGGATCAGCAACGTCCTGCAACCGGCAGGCGATATCTTTATCCGTCTGATCAAGATGATCGTGATCCCGATCGTCATCTCTTCCCTGATCGTCGGCATCGCCGGCGTGGGCGACGCCAAGAAGCTCGGGCGTATCGGCCTCAAGACCATCATCTACTTCGAAATCGTCACCACCATCGCCATTGTCGTCGGCCTGCTGCTGGCCAACCTGTTCCATCCGGGTGCCGGCATCGACATGAGCACTCTGGGCACCGTGGACATCTCCAAGTACCAGGCGACCGCCGCCGAAGTACAGCATGAACACGCGTTCATCGAGACCATCCTCAACCTGATCCCGTCGAACATCTTCGCCGCCATGGCCCGCGGCGAGATGCTGCCGATCATCTTCTTCTCCGTGCTGTTCGGTCTCGGTCTGTCGAGCCTGCAGTCGGACCTGCGCGAGCCGCTGGTGAAGATGTTCCAGGGCGTCTCGGAAAGCATGTTCAAAGTCACCCACATGATCATGAACTACGCCCCGATCGGCGTGTTCGCCCTGATCGCGGTGACCGTGGCCAACTTCGGTTTCGCCTCGCTGCTGCCACTGGCCAAGCTGGTGATCCTGGTTTACGTCGCCATCGCCTTCTTCGCCTTCGTGATTCTGGGTCTGATCGCCAAGATGTTCGGCTTCTCGGTGATCAAGCTGATGCGCATCTTCAAGGATGAGCTGGTCCTGGCGTACTCCACCGCTTCTTCGGAAACCGTACTGCCACGCGTGATCGAGAAGATGGAAGCCTACGGCGCACCGAAAGCCATCTGCAGCTTCGTGGTGCCGACCGGTTACTCGTTCAACCTCGACGGTTCGACCCTGTACCAGTCCATCGCGGCGATCTTCATTGCCCAGCTGTACGGCATCGACCTGTCGATCAGCCAGCAACTGCTGCTGGTTCTGACCCTGATGGTCACCTCCAAAGGCATCGCCGGCGTACCGGGTGTGTCCTTCGTGGTACTGCTGGCCACCCTGGGCAGCGTGGGTATTCCGCTGGAAGGCCTGGCCTTCATCGCCGGTGTCGACCGTGTGATGGACATGGCGCGTACCGCCCTGAACGTGATCGGCAACGCC
- a CDS encoding EAL domain-containing protein, with amino-acid sequence MMVATRETLRSWFYRPWFLAMLAAVLSAGLLITGGLFVAMHQVEQSESQEMNAQGERFLARLEQLFGQLRESLDDLEAQPLRSCDDEMIATLQQVTFNYRFVYEAAYMDASRICSNRPRQEGLSVVRPPDIKGPTYSYWLNTTTEPDENRAALMLGRGNFRVATSRGHLTDMVDLSPDSSLLVVLDHGTRAIPVLGVPQAWPPTEPWPPQSTDALQVTQTRLIYRMPTDNPEYQLVLITPRTGMHIPQLWWWMVPFCVVLGALVGVVVFWVVRQRQSLDAELHGAIRRGELQVLYQPIFDLDSRNCVGAEALLRWRRPDGTLTSPDLFIPMAENTGQIRQMTDFVLQRLLEQLGQLLRANPQLYISVNLAACDVMVPRIGQVMARLLSLHRVAARQIAFEVTERGLIDVVVARENLQALRDVGHQVLIDDFGTGYCSLAYLQTLPVDCLKIDKAFIDALGHDAASSGVAPHIIHMAQALDLKVIAEGIEYESQAALLSSEGVKFGQGWLFAHALSAVQFIELITRGRRLAGRRMDDEA; translated from the coding sequence ATGATGGTTGCCACCCGAGAGACACTGCGCAGCTGGTTTTATCGTCCGTGGTTTCTGGCGATGCTGGCGGCTGTCCTCAGCGCAGGCCTGCTGATCACTGGCGGGTTGTTCGTGGCTATGCACCAGGTCGAACAGAGCGAAAGCCAGGAAATGAACGCCCAGGGTGAGCGCTTCCTGGCCCGCCTGGAGCAGTTGTTCGGCCAGTTGCGTGAAAGCCTCGACGACCTCGAGGCCCAGCCCCTGCGCAGCTGCGACGACGAGATGATCGCTACATTGCAGCAGGTGACCTTCAACTATCGCTTTGTCTATGAAGCGGCCTACATGGATGCTTCGCGCATCTGCTCGAACCGTCCGCGCCAGGAAGGCCTGTCAGTCGTCCGTCCGCCGGACATCAAGGGCCCGACCTACAGCTATTGGCTGAACACCACCACCGAACCCGACGAAAACCGCGCGGCGCTGATGCTCGGACGCGGCAACTTTCGTGTGGCCACCTCTCGCGGGCATTTGACCGACATGGTCGACCTGTCCCCCGACAGCAGCCTGCTGGTGGTGCTGGATCACGGGACCCGGGCGATTCCAGTGCTCGGCGTGCCACAGGCCTGGCCGCCGACTGAACCGTGGCCGCCGCAATCCACCGACGCGCTGCAGGTGACTCAGACCCGTCTCATCTATCGCATGCCGACCGACAATCCGGAATATCAATTGGTATTGATCACACCGCGTACCGGCATGCATATCCCGCAATTGTGGTGGTGGATGGTGCCGTTCTGTGTGGTGCTGGGTGCATTGGTGGGGGTGGTGGTGTTCTGGGTCGTGCGCCAGCGCCAGTCACTGGACGCCGAACTGCACGGAGCCATTCGCCGGGGCGAACTGCAGGTTTTGTATCAACCGATCTTCGATCTCGACAGCCGCAACTGCGTCGGCGCCGAAGCCCTGCTGCGCTGGCGCCGGCCGGATGGCACGCTGACCAGTCCCGATCTGTTCATCCCGATGGCGGAAAACACCGGGCAGATTCGCCAGATGACAGACTTCGTCCTCCAGCGCCTGTTGGAGCAACTGGGCCAACTGCTGCGGGCCAATCCGCAGTTGTATATCTCAGTGAATCTGGCGGCATGCGATGTGATGGTGCCGCGCATCGGCCAGGTCATGGCGCGGCTGCTAAGCCTGCATCGGGTGGCGGCGCGGCAAATCGCATTTGAAGTGACCGAGCGCGGCCTGATCGATGTAGTGGTGGCCCGGGAAAACCTGCAAGCGTTGCGCGATGTGGGCCACCAAGTGCTGATCGACGATTTCGGCACCGGCTATTGCAGCCTCGCCTACCTGCAGACCCTGCCGGTGGACTGCCTGAAAATCGACAAGGCCTTCATCGACGCCCTCGGCCATGACGCGGCCAGCAGCGGTGTCGCGCCGCACATCATTCACATGGCTCAGGCACTGGATCTGAAAGTGATCGCCGAGGGTATCGAATATGAATCCCAAGCGGCGCTGCTCAGCAGCGAAGGCGTGAAGTTCGGTCAGGGCTGGCTGTTCGCCCATGCCTTGAGCGCCGTGCAATTCATTGAGCTGATCACCCGAGGACGACGGCTCGCCGGCCGCCGGATGGACGACGAAGCCTAA
- a CDS encoding N-acetylmuramoyl-L-alanine amidase, translated as MKFLALIASLLILSGCASGPRYDTSHPSANHDSRAQFVIVHYTSASLERSLQLLTHGEVSSHYLIGDDRNGTIYKLMDENLRAWHAGESEWQGRTWLNSSSIGIEIVNPGFKDTPTGRVWYPYSEAQVQSLIVLLRDISKRNGISPDHIIGHSDIAPLRKLDPGPLFPWKRLAAEGLGLWPDEQAVARQQVRFDVELPSISWFQTQLARLGYATPQNGELDVATRHVLAAFQMHFRPSRFDGMPDAQTAALLLVLNQTK; from the coding sequence ATGAAATTCCTTGCCCTCATCGCATCGCTGCTCATTCTGTCCGGTTGTGCCAGCGGACCGCGCTACGACACCAGCCATCCTTCTGCCAATCACGACAGCCGCGCGCAATTCGTGATCGTGCATTACACCTCCGCCTCCCTTGAGCGTTCACTGCAACTACTGACCCACGGTGAAGTCAGCAGCCACTACCTGATCGGCGATGACAGGAACGGCACGATCTACAAGCTGATGGACGAAAACCTCCGTGCCTGGCATGCCGGCGAAAGCGAATGGCAAGGCCGTACCTGGCTGAACTCAAGCTCCATCGGCATCGAAATCGTCAACCCAGGCTTCAAGGACACGCCGACCGGACGCGTGTGGTATCCATACAGTGAGGCCCAGGTACAGTCGCTGATCGTGCTGCTCCGGGACATCAGTAAACGCAACGGGATCAGCCCGGATCACATCATCGGTCACAGCGATATCGCACCGCTGCGCAAGCTTGATCCGGGCCCATTGTTCCCGTGGAAGCGCCTGGCTGCCGAAGGCCTTGGCTTGTGGCCCGATGAGCAGGCGGTAGCCCGTCAGCAAGTTCGTTTCGACGTCGAGTTGCCGAGCATCAGCTGGTTCCAGACACAACTGGCACGCCTGGGCTACGCGACGCCGCAGAACGGCGAACTGGATGTGGCAACCCGTCATGTTCTCGCAGCCTTTCAGATGCACTTCCGCCCTTCCCGCTTCGACGGTATGCCGGACGCGCAAACCGCAGCGTTGCTGCTGGTGTTGAATCAGACAAAATAA
- the algB gene encoding sigma-54-dependent response regulator transcription factor AlgB, protein MESATEHQGRILLVDDESAILRTFRYCLEDEGYTVATANSAAQADALLQRQVFDLCFLDLRLGEDNGLDVLAQMRIQAPWMRVVIVTAHSAVDTAVDAIQAGAADYLVKPCSPDQLRLATAKQLEVRQLSARLEALEGEIRKPKDGLDSHSPAMKVVLETARQVASTDANILILGESGTGKGELARAIHGWSKREKKSCVTINCPSLTAELMESELFGHSRGAFTGASESTLGRVNQADGGTLFLDEIGDFPLTLQPKLLRFIQDKEYERVGDPVTRRADVRILAATNLNLEDMVRDGRFREDLLYRLNVITLHLPPLRERAEDILTLADRFLARFVKEYARPARGFSDEAREALLGYRWPGNIRELRNVVERASIICPQERVEISHLGMAEQPANNAPRVGAALSLDELEKAHIGAVLATAGTLDQAAKTLGIDASTLYRKRKQYNL, encoded by the coding sequence ATGGAATCAGCCACTGAGCATCAAGGCCGCATTCTGCTGGTGGATGATGAATCCGCCATCCTGCGAACCTTCCGTTATTGCCTCGAAGACGAAGGCTATACGGTTGCCACCGCCAACAGCGCGGCCCAGGCCGATGCGCTGTTGCAGCGTCAGGTGTTCGATCTGTGCTTTCTTGATCTGCGCCTCGGCGAAGACAACGGTCTCGACGTGCTGGCGCAGATGCGCATTCAGGCGCCATGGATGCGGGTGGTGATCGTCACCGCCCATTCGGCTGTCGATACGGCGGTCGATGCCATTCAGGCCGGTGCCGCCGACTACCTGGTCAAACCCTGCAGCCCTGACCAGTTGCGCCTGGCCACCGCCAAGCAGCTTGAAGTACGCCAGTTGTCTGCGCGTCTGGAAGCCCTCGAAGGCGAGATTCGCAAACCCAAGGACGGACTCGATTCCCACAGCCCGGCGATGAAAGTCGTTCTGGAAACGGCGCGGCAAGTGGCGAGTACTGACGCCAATATCCTGATCCTCGGCGAGTCCGGCACCGGCAAAGGTGAACTGGCCCGGGCCATTCACGGCTGGAGCAAGCGCGAGAAGAAATCCTGCGTCACCATCAATTGCCCGTCGCTGACTGCTGAACTGATGGAAAGCGAGCTGTTCGGTCACAGTCGCGGTGCGTTCACCGGGGCCAGCGAAAGCACCCTGGGCCGGGTCAACCAGGCAGATGGCGGTACGCTGTTTCTCGACGAGATCGGCGATTTTCCTCTGACGTTGCAACCCAAGTTGCTGCGTTTCATCCAGGACAAGGAATACGAGCGGGTAGGGGATCCGGTCACCCGCCGCGCCGATGTACGCATTCTCGCGGCGACCAACCTCAACCTTGAAGACATGGTGCGCGACGGTCGTTTCCGAGAAGACCTGCTGTATCGCCTGAACGTCATCACCCTGCATTTGCCTCCATTGCGCGAGCGGGCCGAAGACATCCTGACCCTGGCCGACCGCTTCCTGGCCCGCTTCGTGAAGGAATATGCCCGTCCCGCCCGCGGCTTCAGCGACGAGGCTCGGGAAGCGCTGTTGGGTTACCGCTGGCCAGGCAACATCCGTGAGCTGCGCAACGTGGTCGAGCGGGCGAGTATCATTTGTCCGCAGGAGCGTGTAGAGATCAGCCACCTCGGCATGGCTGAACAGCCGGCCAACAATGCCCCGCGGGTTGGCGCGGCCCTGAGTCTCGATGAGCTCGAGAAGGCTCACATCGGCGCGGTGCTGGCGACCGCCGGCACCCTCGACCAGGCTGCCAAGACTCTCGGGATCGATGCCTCGACCCTGTATCGCAAGCGCAAGCAGTACAACCTGTGA
- a CDS encoding inhibitor of vertebrate lysozyme family protein, which translates to MSALKTLAAALLLGGSAMAMAANDGQTRVNELLSSDPQYRETWEGVVKKEERLPEWVMNLSGTPDQQMNAVTEDGDKYLVGPLCESQDKCLNHRLIVAFSFDKKHAYAMLVDVPEGLPADKSPTRHATYRFLGKPDQGMQNLLMETLKKDPNWY; encoded by the coding sequence ATGAGTGCTCTAAAGACACTGGCAGCCGCCCTGCTTCTGGGCGGCAGTGCCATGGCGATGGCGGCCAATGATGGCCAGACGCGGGTCAACGAACTGTTGAGTTCAGACCCGCAATACAGGGAGACCTGGGAAGGCGTGGTGAAGAAGGAAGAACGCCTGCCGGAATGGGTGATGAACCTCTCCGGTACGCCAGACCAACAGATGAATGCCGTCACTGAAGATGGCGACAAGTACCTGGTCGGGCCGCTCTGCGAATCGCAGGACAAGTGCCTCAACCACCGCTTGATCGTCGCGTTCAGCTTCGACAAGAAACACGCTTACGCCATGCTCGTCGATGTGCCTGAAGGACTGCCGGCCGACAAGTCGCCAACGCGACATGCCACCTACCGCTTCCTCGGCAAACCCGATCAGGGCATGCAGAATCTGTTGATGGAAACGCTCAAGAAGGATCCGAACTGGTATTGA
- a CDS encoding DUF1328 domain-containing protein, with product MLSWAITFLIIAIIAAVLGFGGIAGTATGIAKILFVVFLVMFIASFFFGRRGRG from the coding sequence ATGTTGAGCTGGGCAATCACATTCCTGATCATTGCCATCATCGCTGCGGTACTGGGCTTCGGTGGTATCGCGGGCACCGCCACGGGTATCGCCAAGATTCTCTTTGTCGTATTCCTGGTGATGTTCATCGCCTCGTTCTTTTTCGGCCGTCGCGGCCGAGGTTGA